The sequence cacatctcaaaatcaactgttcagaggagaaaaaaacactactaaaaggacaccaataataagaagagacttgcatgggccaagaaacacaagcaatgggaattacaccggtggaaatctgtcctttggtctgatgaatccacaTGCAATTTTTGGTTCTagccgctgtgtctttgtgagacgcagagtaggtgaacggatgatctctgcatgtgtagttcccaccatgaagcatggaagaggaggtgtgatggtgtgggggtgctttgctggtgacactgccggTAATTTacgtagaattcaaggcacacttgaccAACAAGGCTACCACAGcgttctgcagcaatatgccaatcccatctggtttgtgcttagtgggactatcatttgtttttcaacaggacaatgacccaacacacctccaggctgtgaaagggctatttgaccaaaaaggagaatgacggagtgctgcatcagatgacctggcctcaacccaattgagatggtttgggatgagttggaccgcagagtgaaggaaaagcagccaacaagtgctcagcatatgtgggaactccttcaagactgttgggaaagtattccaggtaaagctggttgagagaatgccaagagtgtgcaaagctgtcatcaaggcaaagggtggctactttgaagaatctaaaatatattttgatttgtttaacacttgtttggttactacatgattccctatgtgttatttcatagtgttgatgtcttcactattattctacaatgaagaaaataataaaaagaaaagaaaaacccttgaattagtaggtgttctaaaacctttgaccagtagagtgtgtgtgtgtgtgtgtgtgtgtgtgtgtgtgtgtgtgtgtgtgtgtgtgtgtgtgtgtgtgtgtgtgtgtgtgtgtgtgtgtgtgtgtgtgtgtgtgtgtacttccacAAGCAGAGAACGCTTGAAAACGAGAATAGCAAAGTTTCCCCTTTTTCTGAGGTTCAAGAGGTTCTTACAACATCATACTGAGGAGGTAGTAACACAATCTAAGCCTTTCATCATGGCACCGAAAAACAATCCTACAAAGTGGAAGTCGACCAAATCGATCAGCGGACATGTAGGACATTTTGGTCAAGCCAAACCATAAAAAGGAACAGAAATACATAAAGGACCGACAAtaaccaaaatatttcaaaagggCTTTCTCTCCACACCTCTAGTAAAGGAGACGGACTGCACTGCAAGGATCTTGACACCCGTAAAGACAACAGAGAGGTTAAGAAATAGAGACCATGTCTaattgtgtatctgtgtgtctttgtgtttgaGCGCGTTTGCTGTGTGCGTGCGTAATTCATTCTAAAAGGAGTTCAACTGTTATCATTACTCTGCTTCATACACATCAGATCCTTTCCATTGCGTCCATCTCAAACCCAGTCCTAGTGACAGTTGTCTATAATTTtttaacagactgactttacagGCATGGGGCAGCAGTATGCTTTTACAACAGTGGAATTCACACCTCTCCAAATCATGGTTTCATTTGTTTGACTTGTATCTCTTTTAGAAAGAGCACAGAAAAAAAGTCAAGTTGAAAGGTTACGGCTGGGAGAAGTGCAAAAGAAGCAGACGTCTGTCGCTACTGAGCTGCATCAAAACAGTAGCAACACATGATGCCAGTGCAACGTCTTGAGTTGATGATTTTTTTAAAAGGAGAGGAAAAAAATGACTTGGGAGGTAGTTACTTTTAAAAGAGCCAATCAAAACTGACCCATTCCACAAAGTGTGACccagggtgaagagagaaagacaggctcAAACATGTCCACAACAGTCACAAAGCCTGGGAAGACCTCTGAGAGAAATAAGAATTCAACCACTTTCAACCTAAACAAAAAGTTATGTCAAAAGGAAGGGCTATCAGATTGAGAATAAATGAAAACAGCTAATGCTGCATGGTGTTCTCTTCTCTTACTATAACGGTTGATGTTTCCATtatttcactgtgtgtgttttattaCACAGGTGTCCGATGCCTGACATTCAGGATTCTTTAGCAGGGTTCTACATTGCCACCATTTTTCTCGCATGTGTGACAAATTATTTTGCTGTGCGACCTGGAATTGTTATTTAGGAACACCAGtggacatatatatttttttaagtatgaTTCAAGCTTTAATACTTCTCATTGTGCTCCTAAAACCTGTCACTATTTTGAAATGTCCTCTGTTTAAAGCACTGAGAACAATAGACCACAGTATAAAAGGTCATGTCTTATAACACAAGAACACATTAAAGGTAGCCTATACCATAGAAGCTGTAGTTACACATCCATCAGAGACCAATGAACAACTCGCTCTGTGCTTTGACTCTCCTGTTCATTCTCTAGGGTTTTGTTTCCATCCAGTGGCGGACGTTGGTACGGCACCTCACCACAAAGATGACATTACACAGAGTAGTGTAAAACATTTTACAAATCAAACGTGTTATGGATGGTGACAGTGGTGTCACAAAGGAGTGGGCAATGAGAGCTGACCCACTAggcagttcaacatctagttttgatttacagtaCGTTTGGTTGAGTTGTTAATTAACGTGAATTCAAGGTGACAAAAAATGGCACAAtctcattggatttaggttcaaaagTAAGGAGAAAAAAACGATGAAAATCCCTGACGTTTATGACTtctttcaaatccaatcagttttccaagttgattcaaccagtttttgcccagtggggaaGTTCTTATCTATCTAAACAATGCATAGTCATGACTGAAagtattggcacccttgataaagatgagaaaaaagactgtataaataacacaaatactgagatatattgtatgctcaacattttgggggaaattatattatattaatacaattgctcacagataaaatattttgtttaccaagaaatgtaaaaaaaaaaaaagatgggtATCAAAATGATTGAAAGTCCGGAGATGGGATGGCTAccacaaatgtttcattttgtggccaattaaccatttctttgtggattttgatgtgttcttggggtcacatattctttatccccttacacttgtgtgtataagacagtagtttggaattgttagttagattacttgttggttattactgcattgtcggaactagaagcacaagcattttgctacactcgcattaacatctgttgtGTTaacaccatgtgtatgtgacaaataacattttattttattttattttatttgatgtacTGTAactttgggctcctgagtggcgcagcggtctaaagcactgcatctcagtgctagaggcgtcactacagacaccctggtttgaatccaggctgtatcacaaccagccgtgattgggagtcccatagggcggccagtgtaggccgtcattgtaaataataatttattcttaactgacttgcctaggtaaataaaggctaaataaaaatacaaaattcattttaaaaacttggtgaagttcatgatgccgttgaccttagtTAGCAAGGGCCCAGGACCAACAGCCCCcacaacatcaaagatccaccaccatatcttACAGTATGTATGAGGATTTTTCTCTTAAACACCAAACCACGGTGTGTGTGACCAAATAGCTCTATTTTTGTCTAATCTGATCATagcacctggttccaatccaagtgccaatgctgtTTAGCGAACACCAGGTATTTACATTTGTTGCTCAATAAAGGCTCCTATTGGCATGGAGGTGGCGTCTATTTGTAGATTTGGAGTCTTGGTGACCCCAGGATGCGACCAAGTTCGGTAATTCTCTAACGATGACCCTCTGTCTTTTCTTTGTCTAACCATCTTCCTCACTGTGATTGGGGACAAGTTACACTTGGTTCTTCTACCAGACATGCTAACCACTGATCCAGTGGTTTTAAACTTTGTAAATGTTGCCCAGTAGTTTCCTTTTCCCCATTGTGATGGATGACAAATGGATTTTTACATGCGgtgttacctcatttttaccTCAGTGAAACAGGAAGTCAAGAAAGGCCACAATACAGTTCTTTAAATGATGCATTTTGTGTCACCATGAATAAGTGGCCAGGGACACTTTGCTTCAGGGGGAGTTGTgatatgcaaaaaaaacacattccattacacatgtgtgtaacaggacaaatATCTTCAAAATGTGACTGctaacatgcaaaacattttgggactgtatcaacagtggactaatgaaaaataCACTAAAATATAGTTTGAGTAGAGTTCCCCTATAGGCTGAGATGAATGCAAAAAGAAGTATACTATGTTAATGCTGATTCAATTTTGTTTGATTTTATTTACATGAATCGTTAGGAGTGCTCAACATTTTGATATcttttttagatttgttttattacttgttaaacaacatATTTTTCTCTGAGCAGTTGTATTAGTAATATAATGTTCCTATacattggccaggtcgcagttgtaaatgagaacttgttttcaactggcctacctggttaaataaaaaaatggaataaACCTCAGTATTTGCATTATTTATTTCACACAGTCTTTTTtgatcatctttatcaagggtgccaatcatttcgGTCGTGACTGTAAATGTAAGCTCTTAGGGACTCTAAACCTCACACAGTGCTCAACTCACTGTTTTGAATCAAACTTGAATAGAAACAGTGATATGAGCAACACACCTGCCACACAAGACATCatgaagttttaaaaaataagttgAAAAATGCATTATTTCAGCTGTGACTCTGGGCATTTTAAAACGTAGATAACTACGAATATATTATAGCTATTAGCACACATTGActtccttccctcttctctttaaCAGCTGTTGCAAAAGAGGAAATCCACTCTGAACACAAAAGCCATTCCAGTAACCAAACAATACATCACACCTGACAGAACACTGTGCAATAACTCAACAACTCATAAAAACTACAAATATAGAATTCTCAATAGAGAATTGTTCCTCTTTTGGGGGCACATTGTCATAGACCCAGCAAAGTGACCCTACGAGAGGACAGTACATGCACTGGTCCATTGCCTCATCAagctcacctctttctccctcacttccCTTAACCAGGACCTCGGTGCTGTTGAGATCCACGGTGGTAAAGGTGTCCATCCCTGGAGAGGTGATCAAAGACAACAtgcaatttgttcttaactgacttgcctagttaaataaaggttaaataaaaaatggttactaccagtctaacacGTTATTGACCACAAGTTAATGTACATGAGCTAGATGCTCATTATTATTTTTTGGGGTAGTtcagtttctctttctctctgcattgttaggaatggcccataagtaagcagttcactgtTAGCATGGGATGAATCAAATCTAAATCAAGATTTACAGAAGTGTTTTGGTGATGTCTTGTGTACAAGCTTCTACAAAGTCTAAGTTTCCCTATTAGTGTGTAGTAAATGATCATTAATGAGGAGAGTGTAAATGAATGTAGTGTATTCTCATCCATACAGATGTATAATACTGCATGTTTTGTTCTATACATATTCTATGTAATTCTATGTTGTCACCCTTCTGTGTTGAGGAGTTGTCAAACACGGCGTCGGGATCCGCAGTACTCAGAGGCAGATCCTCATGCCTGTCTCGGAGATCTACGGAGTACCTCTGGAAACacaacagggtacaacacacacacacacctcaacggGCTAGAAAACAGACAGGCATCTACAGACATCATTGAATGCTAGCGTTTTGGTGTTTGTACAAAGTCAAGTTGAAGATTTGTTATAGAATGTTAGAATGGATTAAATCACAGAATTGAACTGGACAAACAGCATATACCTTACTCACCCTTGATGTCTTCTTAGTAAAGAAGCATGTTGCTCCAAGCACACAGGCAGTGATGATGATCACAATAAAGATGATCAATCCTATCaagaaacagaaaacaatcaattGTTGAGCAATAAAGATAAAAGGCCATGTTGATGTCATTTATAATGTGGGTTAGTCTGACAAATGATCACCAATTCAGATTTGTTGTCAGAACACACACCGTTGGGCAAGTTTGAGACATTTTTTAAATGCAATCATGTTACCAATGTGGGGCGATTTTCTCGCAGAGGGTTTTGGTTGAGCAGTTCCCGCCGAACCTTTTGAATAAAGAGAAGATAAAAGTTGTGTACTGATGGATTCACTTCACAGTGGATTCACTTCACAGTGGATTCACTTCAGTCTGGTGAGATCAACTCACTTCTATTCTCGGTGGTGCTAGTAGCAGAAGTGCTAGCAGTTGTGCTGCTGGCCTCTGCTGGGGGCTTTGATGTAGAGACGTCCATTGGTGAGGGCCAGGATGTCGGTCCTGGAGAGGCATCTTGAGAAAAACGACTGTTACTTTACCTCCACCAAAGCAGGTAGGAAATTAGCATCGATCAGAGATGGAGCCAAGACTTAGACCCCTTGAGACCGAGACTGTATCGACTGGTCTTGAGGGGTCTCAAGACCCAAGGCAACGAGGTCAAGACTCCATCTCCAGTATCGACCATTGACCATAAACTGACCATACAGTGAAAGCAGCAACTCCAACCTACCTGAACTGGTCTTCAGTGGTGTGGTTACCGTGTGGTTAGGCCTCCCGGTGGAATTGGTTATAGGGACGTTATCAAAAATGAGATCAGTAAGGTTTGGGTTTATGGCGAATAATgtaaaattattgttgtctacaGTCGTGGTATGTCTTGGAGTGGCTGTTTTGTTGGCTGGGTTGGAGGCTGAGGTGGGCTGGGTTACAGTGGGATTGACTGgctgtgtctgggctgtggtgGTAGAAGCCAGGACGAGACCTGAAAAAAGACATGAGTATGGTTTAGaatcagtgttggggagtagtgaactacatgtagttcaactgGTCCTATTAATGACATTATTAATGACATTTTGCTGTAGCTTGGTGGTActgtagttgaactaaattcacatcttggtagtgttttcagtagtttatTACTTTgttgctgtcacaccctgaccatagtttactttgtatatttctatgttttggttggtcagggtgtgagctgagtgggcattctatgtttcatgtctagtttgtctatttctatgtctggcctgatatggttcgcaatcagaggcaggtgttagtcattgtctctgattgggaaccatatttaggtagcctgggtttcactgtgtgtttgtgggtgattgttcctgtctctgtgttttcaccagatagggctgtttcggttttcgttacgtttccacatttgttttttgttgtagtttttgtattgattcgtgttttacgtttgttgattaaacatggatcgcaatctacacgccgcattttggtccgactctccttcaccaaaagagaaccgttacagaatcacccaccgcaacgggaccaagcggcgtgtcaacaggcaggagaagaACAAAGGCAGCAaaagcggcgcaatgaggattggacatgggatgatatattggatggcaagggttgctatacatgggaggagatcctggtgggaagggatcgccttccatgggaacaggtggaggcagcgaggagagcagaggcagccagagagaggagccggcgatatgagggaacacggttggcaaggaagcccgagagtcagccccaaaaatttcttgggggggctcacagggagtagggctacgccaggtaggagacctgcgcaaactccctgtgcttaccggggggctggagagaccgggcaggcaccgtgttatgcagtggtgcacacggtgtccccagtgcgggtgcatagcccggtatggtatattccagctccttgtatcggccgggctagagtgggcatcgagccaggtaaggttgggcaggctcggtgctcaagagctccagttcgcctgcacggtccggtctatccagtaccacctccacaccccagccctccggtagcagct is a genomic window of Oncorhynchus tshawytscha isolate Ot180627B linkage group LG11, Otsh_v2.0, whole genome shotgun sequence containing:
- the LOC112236623 gene encoding rho GTPase-activating protein gacJ, whose protein sequence is MDKMQLTFPCLTVLLGLVLASTTTAQTQPVNPTVTQPTSASNPANKTATPRHTTTVDNNNFTLFAINPNLTDLIFDNVPITNSTGRPNHTVTTPLKTSSDASPGPTSWPSPMDVSTSKPPAEASSTTASTSATSTTENRSSAGTAQPKPSARKSPHIGLIIFIVIIITACVLGATCFFTKKTSRRYSVDLRDRHEDLPLSTADPDAVFDNSSTQKGMDTFTTVDLNSTEVLVKGSEGERADSEKISDYPPPASPVDKPDDGAPGDVAPEAPVGETDDENTVSNKTSVESVEANESNNNNTSITARIASTTPRGRAMTSSFSEVPLDNPA